In a genomic window of Erigeron canadensis isolate Cc75 chromosome 5, C_canadensis_v1, whole genome shotgun sequence:
- the LOC122600527 gene encoding classical arabinogalactan protein 9-like, giving the protein MNHNAAVLTAFICIVISTAAGQSPASSPTATPAPPTTTSPPPASSTPPPVSTPPPVSTPPPVSTPPPVAVPVSSPPPAATPPPVASPPPAATPPPVATPPPVATPPPATPPPAPLASPPAPVPVSAPSVTPVAAPSPLALSPPAPPTGAPSPALSTDLSPAPSATDVSGAQKMGSMVGSIVFGCALIYSVL; this is encoded by the exons ATGAATCACAACGCCGCCGTTCTCACGGCATTCATCTGCATTGTCATCTCAACTGCCGCCGGTCAATCTCCGGCATCTTCCCCCACCGCCACCCCTGCCCCACCAACCACcacatcaccaccaccagcCTCCTCCACCCCACCACCAGTGAGCACCCCACCACCAGTGAGCACTCCACCACCAGTGAGCACCCCACCACCGGTTGCCGTTCCAgtgtcatcaccaccaccagcagCCACCCCACCTCCCGTCGCTTCACCACCACCAGCAGCCACCCCACCACCCGTTGCTACTCCACCACCAGTTGCCACCCCACCACCAGCCACTCCACCGCCAGCGCCTCTAGCTTCCCCACCTGCTCCGGTCCCAGTTTCAGCTCCCAGTGTGACTCCAGTAGCTGCACCATCTCCTTTGGCTTTAAGCCCACCGGCACCACCCACCGGAGCTCCTTCTCCGGCGCTCTCCACTGATCTGTCCCCTGCACCTTCTGCTACTGACGTG AGTGGTGCACAGAAGATGGGATCAATGGTTGGGAGCATTGTTTTTGGATGTGCTCTTATTTACTCGGTACTCTAG